cagttttgaCATCAAAAAAAGGGCAGTTACACCCTTGCCTGTGAACATCAAACTAACACTATCAGATGGAGAATTATATTATGACACAGAAAAGTATAGGTCTTTGGTTGGCAAGCTTAACTTTCTAACCCACACCAGGCCTGATCTATCTTATGCAATACAATTCTTAAGTCAGTTCCTGCAACACCCCAGAACACCTCACATTACTGCTCTTTATCACACCTTAAGATATATGGCTCATAGAGAAGGACGGGGAATACTTTTGAAAGCTTCAGACACTATTAGCTTACAAGCTTTCTCTAACTTAGATTGGGAATCCCGTCCAGATTCTAGGAGGTCTATCACTGGCTATGTGTTGTTGTTAGGTGGTTCCCCAGTTTCATGGAAATCCACGAAACAAAACACAGTCTCAAAGTCTTCTGCAGAAGCAGAATACAAGGCCATGGCTGCAGCAACCTCTGAGGTTACCTGGATGGTAAACTTGTTGGAGGATATGGGAGGCACCAATCTCAAACCTATCAACCTTCATTGTGACAACCAATCTGATATTCACATTGCTAGGAATCAAGGTtttcatgaaagaacaaaacacataGAAATTGATTGTCACTTCACACGTGACAAAGTGTTGGAAGGCTTACTGCATCTCTCAAACTTACCTACTGAACATCAACTGGCAGCTGTTTTCACTAAGCCCCTTTTTTCTGCATAATTCTAGACTCTATTGTCCAAGATTGGAGCTTATGATCTTCATCAAGCTCCATCTTGAGGGGGACTATTAAGCTTGACTACATTGCTTACTTGACAGCATTACACTTCAGTACAATCAATGTTGGCTCAAGGCTTAAGTCATCTTACATGCTGGCATAGTTTGTTATTATTCTTCCCTTTTTCTAGGAGGTTTGGTATAAAAGATTTTGGTTGCTTCTAGAATTTGTACTAAGTTATAAAAGGCAGCCTCATtgtaataattatattattaattctTTCAGCAAATCATCAATACAATTAGATcacattctttctctctttttctgtttcctcaatctTGCTCATACTTGAGCAGATTTTGTCATAAAAAGCCTTTCAAGAGCTTTTTTGATGAGTCAACCAATGTAAATGCTCTAACGGTAAAGCACACCCAAAATTTCCTTGGATAAAGAGTTCAATGAGTATTCACCATTtgctaactgctgtacccgggtacagccaactctggctgtaccccccaaaaatgacgcgctcatattgtttgttcattcttgtcgactgtttgttcttttttattgtactgtttgttcattcttattgtactgtttgttctttcttgttgtactgtttgttcatttttgttgtactgtttgttctttcatgttgttttttaaattcatcatcaaattttcataattgttgtattttttgttctttcttctagaactttatgttttttttttacggaaatttcatgaaatgccctcgagttttgccataattcaccaaacgcccatcaagtttcaataattcataaaatacccctcacaattcgtacaaatacccaacatacccttactaataacgggccgttagtccgccgttagccaagtttccaattcacccaaatgcccctattctgaaacttatttcaccaaatgcccctagtaGGAAACTTATtttaccaaatgccccaaatttaaatatagctattctgatgttccgacaactagtttttgtgtttgaaaagtggttcttggtcatggttggctataaaaacccctttgctgaatggttcttgtattttagatgttattttactttactttgctaatttcataagatttgtgtcatgagttttctttcaaaatcatcttccacacccaatgagtccacatatattagggtacctaacaaattttgttattgtggtaggaatggaggttgaagtggtgttccacaagctcttctggatagctgttaatgctttttggggtagttttttgcacatctgttttgatcttgcacatattcattgagtagaaaataacattaaatgtagttggtgcaaagatgttttgtaagtgaagctaaaaacagaaatgcttcccagtttggtattttgtgcagattatgcaacatcaattatttatgaaatgtgaatttgtttctcattacttgtgtttacttcatgattacaaacagtaaaattacaaacatcaatatccccatttgtattacaactttgcctactttttgttgttgttttagcttcttcttcatttgcttcaattcttcttgcatcttactgtttcgcctgttttcaatactttctccttcgcctaagcttcccccgcattgtccttcgtgttgttgccccttgtttttttgctcaactactccctttcACCATCTTAGATTgtttcaaggatcacacttgtagtacaacctttgtggattgagtgttgtatcaaaacttcgaatgacaaatttcctacCACAATGACAAAAATTGGTAGGTACTCTagtatatgtggactcattgggtttggatgatgattttgaaagaaaactcatgacaaaaatcttatgaaattagcaaagcaaagcaaaataacatctaacttacaagaaccattcagcaaaggggcttTTATAGTCAACCGTGACCAATAGCtacctttcaaacacaaaaactagtcgctgaaacatcaaaatagctatacttaagtttggggcatttggtgaaataagtttcacaataggggcatttggtgaaataagtttcagaataggggcatttgggtgaatagaaaacttggctaacggcagactaacggtccgttattagtaagggtatgttgggtatttgtacgaattgtgaggggtattttatgaattattgaaacttgatgggcgtttggtgaattatggaaaaactcgagggcatttcatgaaatatccgttttttttaatattgtttgttctttcttgtctatttgtttgtttataataatcatatggttaatgttcataattaaactcttcattaatcttttattatttctttttgtattgtttgttctttcttgttgtactgtttgttctttcttgttgttttttaaattcattcatcaaacttattgttgtattgtttgttctttcatgttggctttaaaattcatcataaaattgttcataattattgtattgtttgttcttttttctgaaattttatgttcttttttatattgtttgttattttttgttgaattttttgttattttttgtttatttttttgttcataataattatctgctttattgtttgttctttcttgttgtattgtttgttctttcatgttggctttaaaattcataatgaaattgttcacttcattggtcttttatgtttttacaagcgcctatattgtttatttcccaataaataaataaatgttcatttccaaaatagtaaatgttcattccaaataaataaataaatgttcatttccgaaatagtaaatgttcatttttgtagtttatttccaaataaataaataaatgttcatttccaaaatagtaaacgttcattccaaataaataaataaatgttcatttccgaaatagtaaatgttcatttttgtaccaggatttgttctttcttgttgtattgtttgttttttcatgttggctttaaaattcatcataaaattgttcataattgttgtattggttgttcttttttctggaattttatgttcttttttatattgtttgttcttttttgttgaattatttgttctttcttgtttatttgtttgttcacaataaatatatggttaaagttcataatgaaattgttcacttcattggtcttttatgtttttacaagcgcttatattgtttatttccaaataaataaataaatgttcatttccaaaataagtaaatgttcattccaaataactaaataaatgttgtttttcgaaatagtaaatgttcatttttgtagtttatttccaaataaataaataaatgttaatttccaaaatagtaaatgttcattccaaataaataaataaatgttcatttccgaaatagtaaatgttcatttttgtaccagtatttgttctttcttgttgtattgtttgttttttcatgttggctttaaaattcatcataaaattgttcataattgttgtattggttgttcttttttctggaattttatgttcttttttatattgtttgttcttttttgttgaattatttgttctttcttgtttatttgtttgttcacaataaatatatggttaatgttcataatgaaattgttcacttcattggtcttttatgtttttacaagcgcctatattgtttatttccaaataaataaataaatgttcatttccaaaatagtaaatgttcattccaaataactaaataaatgttctttttcgaaacagtaaatgttcatttttgtagtttatttccaaataaataaataaatgttcatttccaaaatagtcaatgttcattccaaataaataaataaatgttcatttccgaaatagtaaatgttcatttttgtaccagtatattaatgttcattttaaacaacacaaaacgacatcattttggatgggggtacagccagctttggcttGTACctgggtatagccaaaaatttgcgagTATTCACCCGCACTTTTTGTTCATTCCTCTTCATTATTCAAAAAAATGTTTTACCATTCTCGGAATGTGAATTAGAGAATATCCCAACCCTCCTTTTAAAGTTTATATTAAAGCAATTTCACAATCTAGACAAAATCATCACTTTCTTGGACCCCCACCCCCCACCAAAAATCAACTCTTTTTCAGTATGAAACCTGCAAAATACCCAGCTATCCAAATTAAAGCAACCACCTTTGATTTTGCATCAATCTGAATCAAATTTAACTATGTGTTGCATGCGTCAATTGGCTCACTTTTCATCATTCAACACTACTTCCACAGTTCCACTGTTGCACACCAACTGTTTGTCAAAATGTCTATGAGCCCTTCATCATAATTTTTTTACTATGTAAGTAAATAAATTGCCACTTTTCTTGGTGTTTTCAAAATTTCCCACCTTAATTTATGCCACTGTACATCCATTGTTTGTGTTTTCATGCTgtatattttttgttgatttatgCTCCATTGATGCATTCTTGCCGTTTTGGTCAAAGCTCAAAATATTCCCTATCTATTTTTGGGCTAATTCTTCTGACCTAATCATAAACTACAGCTTACCCCCACTTTCATTATCTGCTAAATTTAATCACATTTCGCGCTTAGGGAGAGAATCTTTGTCGACGAACACGAGAGATAAATTCTTGGTGATTAAGTTTTTTTTGTGTACAGAGCTAAGAAGTCAATTTTATTTGAGCATAACATTAGCAAGCAATGCCTTCAAGACCCATTTCCCCAGATCAAAAACCCAGTCCAAATATAAGATCTAAAGTTATTCTTCTAGCAATAACAATCTCAGCAGTAGCAATATTCCTGCTGACAATAATCTACATCCTATATCATACATGGGATACCTTGTTTCGTCGTTCTAGAACGAACCCATTTGACTCAACGAGTCCTACTTTGAAGCTCCAGAAGTTCAGCTACAAGGAGCTGAAATCGGCTACAAATAAATTCAACCCAGATAACTCCATTGGCAAGGGGGGTTTCGGTACGGTTTTTCGAGGGATTTTGAGAGATGGGAAGTCCGTGGCGATCAAGAAGCTAGATGCTGCGTCTTCTATACAAGCAGAGAGGGAGTTCCAAAGTGAGCTTACTATACTTGGTTCTATTAGATCATCTCATATTGTTTCATTATTGGGTTACTGTATTGAGAAGAATAAGAGGGTTTTGGTCTATGAGTATATGCCAAATCGTAGTGTGCAAGACTTGTTATTCAGTGATGTGAATGTGAATTTAGGCTGCATGAATTGGGAGAGGAGGTTTCAGATTATTCAGGATGTGGTTAGAGCACTCGAGTTTTTGCATAATGAGTGTGACCCTCCTGTGATTCATGGTGATATCAAGCCTAGTAATGTGTTGCTTGATTGGGATTTCAAAGCGAAGATATCAGATTTTGGGTTGTCCAGGGTGAAGGTGGAGGATGAAGTTGGGATTGATTTGTTCAGTCAGGAATTGGGTAAGAGTCAGGAATTGTGGAAGAGTCAAGATCTTTCTGGGAATTTTAATGGAGAAACCACTCCAACAATTGGAACTCCTCCAATTGAAGGTGGTCAATGTAGTAGTGGTGAGGTTGATTTTGCGTTGGCTCTACAAGCATCTAGCTCATCTAAGAATGTCAAAGGATTCCAAAACATGAATGGCTTGAATAGTGCCAGTTCATTGAGCTATAATTGTAGCAGCAAAGCTAGTCCGAAAGGGAAAGAAGTTTTGGTGGAAGACATTGTTAGTTCATATGATCAGGAGCTTTCTAGTGTTGAGCATAGTAAGGAGCTTGCTATGGAGGATTCTGGAGAGGGAAAACAATTAGGGAAAGATTGGTGGTGGAAACAGGATGATAGTAAGGAACTTTGCAGCAAAGAATATGTTAATGAATGGATTGGCACCCAAATTTGTGGTTCAACGAATAGGGATTGGGAGAATATGAGCTTGCCAATGGAATTCAACTTAGGTTATTCTCCTCAGTTGGATCAATTAAAAGAAGAAAAGGAGGAGCTTGGTTGCCCTGATGAGAAGGGGTTTGAGCCCAAGGACAAAagcattcagaagaacaaaccCAGGAAAATGCAAGATTGGTGGAAACAAGAGAAACTTGATGAAATGAGAAAAAAAGGAAGTAAGCGAAAGAGCCTTGAAAGTAAGATGAGGAAAAGAATCAGAATCCCACATTTTGGCTTAGGTCGACAATTTTGCATCCTCAAGAGAACAAGTGTAAGGGAGCATAACCAGGAAGAAAACAGCCGAAAAAATGAGTTTAGTTTCAACAAGGGTTGGAAAAGGAAACATTCACGTTCAATGGGAAGTGATATGAGCGGAGAATTATTTAGTAGGGAGTTGAGCACCACAACAAGCATGAGAGGCACCTTATGCTATATAGCCCCAGAATACGGAGGATGTGGTTACTTAATGGAGAAGGGTGATATTTACAGCTTAGGTGTTCTTATCCTTGTGATCATTTCTGGTAGAAGGCCTTTACATGTTTTAAATTCACCTATGAAGTTTGAGAAAGCAAACCTGATAAGCTGGTGTAGGCATTTAGCTCAGGTTGGAAATGTTTTAGAACTTCTAGATGAAAGACTGAAAGATGCATACAATAAGGAGCAAGTGACATTGTGTATTCATTTGGCCTTGGCTTGCTTGCAGAGGTTACCGGAATTGCGTCCAGAAATTGGAGATATTGTTCGGATTTTGAGAGGGGAAATGGATCTCCCGCCATTACCATTTGAGTTTTCTCCCTCTCCACCTTCTAAATTTTACAGCAGGTCAAGAAGAAAACATTCAGAGTAACCTCTTTATCTTAATTCATCGTGTATTTATGTTGCATGTAAAATAGAAGGTGAATGAATCATAAGTAGGAAAGAGTTCAAGAGTTCCTGTGTGTTGAATAATGTAAGTTTGtacatttattttttcattttgcctattcTGTTGGGTTAGAGAAGTATATGCAAAGCTAAAAGTACGATTTCAAACTCAGCGAATTGGAAGAACTTCCATGCTTCATATACAGTCCCCATTGCTTAAACCTTAAAAGTGAAACCTTCAATGGTACTCGGAGAAACTATACTTGAATTGATGACCTGAATTATGTTAACGTACACAACAGCCAATTGCTAATGTGCCATAATTGCAAGTTACTTTTGCTTCTTAACTAAAATATGTATGACTGGTTGGATAAGTATAGGTACCTGTAGTCCCACTTTAGACATCACAGAAAGTCAGAAACTTACCTAACATGGACCGAGGGAATGCTGGCACAACATTCAGATTCGCCAATTACCCGCACTTGTCCAGAGTTCAAACAAGGGTATGTACAATTCTAATAATTTTTCATATATGTAATAATAGGAATATTATCTAGTTTTGATTGTTCCTTCATTACATACAGGTTCAAGGCAGATTGCAATAATGTTGCTGCTAGTGTCAGAAATGAAATGGGGGAGGAATCTGAGTGACAAACTGGCAGGTGTGGAACTCTGAGTTTCTTAGAAATGTTGTTTGACTGATGCCATATCATGTGAAGCATAATTGTTTCTTGGATTGCATAGTTGATTGGAATTTAATAATTGAATACTTGTCTGTTAGTTACTATGGCTTGCTTGCTGGACTTTTCTTAATGCCCAAGCTGGGTAAATTACTTGTTTGCACTTTAATTTGTTCTTCCTCCCAAATTCTCTCTATTGAATTTCAGCTTTTATGAGTTTCAAGCCTGAGTTTTCAGCAGTTATACTTTAGTGAAATAAGAACTAAGAACTGTTATGTAATGTTATGTTATACACTTGTATTTGGTCAACACTAGAGGTGTCTAACGGGTTGTTTGGGTCGAATTTTGTTTGCGACAGGTCATATGccgttgtatttttttttaaaggtaagAAGAAGGGACCCTACTGAACCAACACCTAGCACAGGTTAACCAGCTCAGCTCCGCAGGTCAtcgcttgagccactcccaagcATTTCGCAGTTGATGGGGCTCGACCTTGAtacctccaagtcacaaggtaAGTTTctcaccaactccaccaacttatgttggttatATTCCGTTGTATTGTTTATCACCTTCTTATGATAAATTATTCTACATTAATCATATTGGGTCGGGCATGTTCTGATTCTTGTCAAAGTCAAGTTATAGTTTCAGCCAAATTTAATTCAGGTTGGGAGGGTAATTTAGGTGGGGCAAGTGGTGCGACTCTTGCTTACcttattttgttttatgcgTAATACttgttattttcatttttttttttgcattgttATAAAAATCGTATGTTAAGTTTTGACCCACCTATGTATAATTTCTAGTTTCGCCACCGTTGCCAGGCCTAGTCAGTACACAGAGTCCACTAAAACATTCCTGAAGTAGAATTTTGATCACAAATGGGACGATATATTTTCATATAGGAACTGGCATGCAATTAATAGGTGGTCAACAGACTCAATGTCTATTCCAATTTGTATGGGTTGTTATCTTATTATGATAAATTAACATGCATTTAAATTAATCATATTGGGTCGGACATATTCCTGCTCATGTCAAAGTCAGGTTTTGTAGTTTTCGCCATAAATCGGGTTTGGTCCCGTAATTTAGGTGGTATAATAGTGTTTTCCATCCCCAGTTAGTAACTTAGTAACTTAGTACACAGGGTTTAGGTTTTATATTCTTCAGTTTCTCCACGAATGTAGTTCTTTTATGAGGATTCATGTTTAATTTGACATCTGTTAACTCTTAATGGATTGAATCAGATGTGCATTATACAGTGAGACTGGACCACAGTCCACAGATATTAGGACAAACAGAAACAAAATAAGTGGAAAATAGTTGTTTCTGATTAGGCATTTGGCAGGTGATGTATTGGAGGTTTCTGATGAGATACCAAGTCATGCGTCTGTTTGTTGGTTGAATTGCTGCATTATAAAGTGGTCATGTAGCTATCACGATAGCAGGTGCGTCTGCATCATGAGCAAACCTCAAGGAACCACTTTTCTAAATGGTTTCTGCATATAGGAACAATATATACCCATACATCCTAACCTGCTTGATGATGGGGATTTGTGTAAAGCTCTGACTTTACTCACACCAACAAACACAGCAATTGCAACACAGAACAACAACAACTAAATGGAAGAAGGAAAGTTTGATTAATGGGATCTCAACTCAAAAGGTTACAAGGGATTAGTATCTTTAGGCTACAAGTCTCAGTTAGTAACTTTAGGTTACAAGTCTCTCAACTCACTACAATTTTCTCAAtgcctttctctttcctcttctCTTCTTCTTATACTACTTGGCTGCTTGCTGTCATTAATGCTCTGCTGCTGCATTCTGTTTGTCAGGTAGTGGTAACGGCCTTGTGAGTTGCCTCGCTCTCTTGTGCAGTTGCAGTGTTGTTTTTGCCTTGTTGCCTCCTTTTTTGCTGCTTCTGTTGTAGACCAGAAGGGGCTTGTCAGCAGTGGTTAGGTAGGGTTGGTCCATTACAACACCCCGCCCCCAAACCAAcaccttgtcctcaaggtggaaGTCCGG
This sequence is a window from Spinacia oleracea cultivar Varoflay chromosome 1, BTI_SOV_V1, whole genome shotgun sequence. Protein-coding genes within it:
- the LOC110779271 gene encoding putative receptor-like protein kinase At1g80870 isoform X2 → MPSRPISPDQKPSPNIRSKVILLAITISAVAIFLLTIIYILYHTWDTLFRRSRTNPFDSTSPTLKLQKFSYKELKSATNKFNPDNSIGKGGFGTVFRGILRDGKSVAIKKLDAASSIQAEREFQSELTILGSIRSSHIVSLLGYCIEKNKRVLVYEYMPNRSVQDLLFSDVNVNLGCMNWERRFQIIQDVVRALEFLHNECDPPVIHGDIKPSNVLLDWDFKAKISDFGLSRVKVEDEVGIDLFSQELGKSQELWKSQDLSGNFNGETTPTIGTPPIEGGQCSSGEVDFALALQASSSSKNVKGFQNMNGLNSASSLSYNCSSKASPKGKEVLVEDIVSSYDQELSSVEHSKELAMEDSGEGKQLGKDWWWKQDDSKELCSKEYVNEWIGTQICGSTNRDWENMSLPMEFNLGYSPQLDQLKEEKEELGCPDEKGFEPKDKSIQKNKPRKMQDWWKQEKLDEMRKKGSKRKSLESKMRKRIRIPHFGLGRQFCILKRTSVREHNQEENSRKNEFSFNKGWKRKHSRSMGSDMSGELFSRELSTTTSMRGTLCYIAPEYGGCGYLMEKGDIYSLGVLILVIISGRRPLHVLNSPMKFEKANLISWCRHLAQVGNVLELLDERLKDAYNKEQVTLCIHLALACLQRLPELRPEIGDIVRILRGEMDLPPLPFEFSPSPPSKFYSRYL
- the LOC110779271 gene encoding putative receptor-like protein kinase At1g80870 isoform X1, giving the protein MPSRPISPDQKPSPNIRSKVILLAITISAVAIFLLTIIYILYHTWDTLFRRSRTNPFDSTSPTLKLQKFSYKELKSATNKFNPDNSIGKGGFGTVFRGILRDGKSVAIKKLDAASSIQAEREFQSELTILGSIRSSHIVSLLGYCIEKNKRVLVYEYMPNRSVQDLLFSDVNVNLGCMNWERRFQIIQDVVRALEFLHNECDPPVIHGDIKPSNVLLDWDFKAKISDFGLSRVKVEDEVGIDLFSQELGKSQELWKSQDLSGNFNGETTPTIGTPPIEGGQCSSGEVDFALALQASSSSKNVKGFQNMNGLNSASSLSYNCSSKASPKGKEVLVEDIVSSYDQELSSVEHSKELAMEDSGEGKQLGKDWWWKQDDSKELCSKEYVNEWIGTQICGSTNRDWENMSLPMEFNLGYSPQLDQLKEEKEELGCPDEKGFEPKDKSIQKNKPRKMQDWWKQEKLDEMRKKGSKRKSLESKMRKRIRIPHFGLGRQFCILKRTSVREHNQEENSRKNEFSFNKGWKRKHSRSMGSDMSGELFSRELSTTTSMRGTLCYIAPEYGGCGYLMEKGDIYSLGVLILVIISGRRPLHVLNSPMKFEKANLISWCRHLAQVGNVLELLDERLKDAYNKEQVTLCIHLALACLQRLPELRPEIGDIVRILRGEMDLPPLPFEFSPSPPSKFYSRSRRKHSEYL